Proteins found in one Mangifera indica cultivar Alphonso chromosome 15, CATAS_Mindica_2.1, whole genome shotgun sequence genomic segment:
- the LOC123198325 gene encoding 40S ribosomal protein S2-4, which yields MAERGGERGAFGRGFGRGRGDRGGPRGRRRAGRREEEEKWVPVTKLGRLVKENKIRSLEQIYLHSLPIKEYQIIDQLVGPSLKDEVMKIMPVQKQTRAGQRTRFKAFVVVGDGNGHVGLGVKCSKEVATAIRGAIILAKLSVIPVRRGYWGNKIGKPHTVPCKVTGKCGSVTVRMVPAPRGAGIVAARVPKKVLQFAGIEDVFTSSRGSTKTLGNFVKATFECLLKTYGFLTPDFWRETRFLKSPFQEYTDLLAKPTGKLLIAEDHGIDA from the exons ATGGCAGAACGTGGCGGTGAGCGTGGAGCTTTTGGGCGTGGGTTTGGCCGCGGCCGTGGTGACCGTGGAGGCCCTCGTGGCCGCCGCCGCGCTGGCCGTAGAGAGGAGGAAGAGAAGTGGGTTCCAGTCACTAAACTCGGTCGTTTAGTTAAGGAGAATAAGATCAGAAGCCTTGAGCAGATCTATCTCCACTCTTTACCGATCAAGGAGTACCAAATTATTGACCAACTAGTCGGCCCCTCCTTGAAGGATGAGGTCATGAAAATCATGCCGGTTCAGAAGCAAACTCGTGCCGGTCAGAGAACCAGGTTCAAAGCTTTTGTTGTCGTTGGAGATGGTAACGGCCATGTGGGGCTCGGTGTTAAGTGCTCCAAGGAAGTGGCTACCGCTATTCGAGGGGCCATTATATTGGCAAAACTTTCCGTTATTCCGGTGAGGAGAGGATACTGGGGTAACAAGATCGGTAAGCCACACACTGTACCCTGCAAGGTTACCGGGAAGTGTGGTAGTGTTACCGTGAGAATGGTGCCAGCCCCTCGTGGTGCTGGGATCGTGGCTGCTAGGGTTCCCAAGAAAGTCCTTCAGTTCGCTGGGATTGAGGATGTTTTCACTTCGTCACGTGGCTCTACCAAGACTCTTGGAAATTTTGTTAAG GCAACTTTTGAGTGTTTGTTGAAGACATATGGATTCCTCACTCCTGACTTTTGGAGGGAGACCCGATTCCTGAAATCTCCATTCCAAGAGTACACTGATCTCTTGGCAAAGCCTACTGGCAAGCTGCTCATCGCAGAGGATCATGGAATTGATGCTTGA